A single genomic interval of Orcinus orca chromosome 19, mOrcOrc1.1, whole genome shotgun sequence harbors:
- the GAA gene encoding lysosomal alpha-glucosidase, which translates to MMRWPPRSCPLLGVCALVSLAILGHILLHDFDVVPQELHSFSQEEIYPARQPRASGQGPQPVPRRHGSPREAPTQCDLPPDGRFDCAPDKAITQEQCEARGCCYMPARWPPGTQMGQPWCFFPPNYPSYRLENLTTTKTGYTATLIRATPTFFPKDIMTLRLDVLVETESRLHFTIKDPTNQRYEVPLETPRVRSQAPSTLYSVEFSEEPFGVIVRRKLDGRVLLNTTVAPLFFADQFLQLSTSLPSQHITGLAEHLGPLMLSTNWTKVTLWNRDVAPTPDVNLYGSHPFYLGLEDGGLAHGVFLLNSNAMDVVLQPSPALSWRSTGGILDVYIFLGPEPKSVVRQYLDIVGYPFMPPYWGLGFHLCRWGYSSTAITRQVVENMTRAHFPLDVQWNDLDYMDARRDFTFNKDGFGDFPAMVQELHQSGRRYIMIVDPAISSSSPAGTYRPYDEGLRRGVFITNETGQPLIGQVWPGLTAFPDFTNPEALDWWQDMVAEFHAQVPFDGMWIDMNEPSNFVRGSVDGCPNSNLENPPYVPGVVGGTLRAATICASSHQFLSTHYDLHNLYGLTEAFASHRALVKARGMRPFVISRSTFAGHGQYAGHWTGDVWSSWEQLSYSVPEILLFNLLGVPLVGADICGFLGNTSEELCVRWTQLGAFYPFMRNHNGLNSLPQEPYRFSETAQQAMRKAFALRYMLLPYLYTLFHGAHVRGETVARPLFLEFPEDPRTWTVDRQLLWGEALLITPVLKAGKVEVTGYFPRSTWYDLRTVPVEAFGSLPPPAPLMSAIHSEGQWVTLSAPLDTINLHIRAGHIIPMQGPGLTTTESRKKPMALAVALTASGEARGELFWDDGESLGVLDRGAYTQVTFLATNNTIVNQLVHVSSEGADLQLRKVTVLGVATAPQQVVCNGVSVSNFTYGPDTETLDIPVSLTMGEQFLISWS; encoded by the exons ATGATGAGGTGGCCACCCCGTTCCTGCCCCTTGCTGGGGGTCTGCGCCCTAGTCTCCTTGGCCATCCTGGGGCACATCCTGCTTCATGACTTCGACGTGGTCCCCCAAGAGCTGCACAGCTTCTCCCAAGAGGAGATTTACCCAGCTCGCCAGCCCAGAGCCAGCGGCCAAGGGCCCCAGCCTGTCCCACGGCGCCACGGCAGCCCCAGGGAAGCACCCACACAGTGCGACCTGCCCCCCGACGGCCGCTTCGACTGCGCCCCAGACAAGGCCATCACCCAGGAGCAGTGTGAGGCCCGGGGCTGCTGCTACATGCCTGCAAGGTGGCCTCCGGGCACCCAGATGGGGCAGCCCTGGTGCTTCTTCCCTCCCAACTATCCCAGTTACAGGCTGGAGAACCTGACCACCACCAAGACGGGCTACACGGCCACCCTGATCCGTGCCACCCCGACCTTCTTCCCCAAGGACATCATGACCTTGCGGCTGGACGTGCTGGTGGAGACTGAGAGCCGGCTCCACTTCACg ATCAAAGATCCCACCAACCAGCGCTATGAGGTGCCCTTGGAGACCCCACGTGTCCGCAGCCAGGCGCCGTCCACGCTCTacagcgtggagttctcagaggagCCCTTCGGGGTGATCGTGCGGCGGAAGCTGGATGGACGGGTGCT GCTGAACACCACAGTGGCCCCCCTGTTCTTCGCCGACCAGTTTCTGCAGCTGTCTACCTCCCTGCCATCCCAGCACATCACGGGCCTCGCCGAACACCTCGGGCCCCTGATGCTCAGCACCAACTGGACCAAGGTCACTCTCTGGAACAGGGACGTCGCCCCTACG CCCGACGTGAACCTATATGGATCTCACCCTTTCTACCTGGGCCTGGAGGATGGCGGTTTAGCTCACGGGGTCTTCCTGCTGAACAGCAATGCCATGG ATGTGGTCCTGCAGCCCAGCCCGGCCCTCAGCTGGAGGTCGACAGGCGGGATCCTGGATGTGTACATCTTCCTGGGTCCGGAGCCCAAGAGCGTGGTGCGGCAGTACCTGGACATCGTGG GCTACCCATTCATGCCACCGTACTGGGGCCTGGGCTTCCACCTGTGCCGCTGGGGCTACTCCTCCACCGCCATCACCCGCCAGGTTGTGGAGAACATGACCAGGGCACACTTCCCTCTG GACGTCCAGTGGAATGACCTGGACTACATGGACGCCAGGCGGGACTTCACTTTCAACAAGGACGGCTTTGGGGACTTCCCGGCCATGGTGCAGGAGCTCCACCAAAGTGGCCGGCGGTACATCATGATTGTT GATCCTGCCATCAGCAGCTCCAGCCCTGCCGGGACCTATCGACCCTACGACGAGGGTCTGAGGCGGGGGGTCTTCATCACCAATGAGACTGGGCAGCCGCTGATTGGGCAG GTGTGGCCCGGACTCACCGCCTTCCCTGACTTCACCAACCCCGAGGCCCTTGACTGGTGGCAGGACATGGTGGCCGAGTTCCACGCCCAGGTGCCCTTTGACGGCATGTGGATC GACATGAACGAGCCATCCAATTTTGTGAGGGGCTCAGTGGATGGCTGCCCCAACAGCAACCTGGAGAACCCGCCCTACGTGCCAG GGGTGGTTGGCGGGACCCTCCGGGCAGCCACCATCTGCGCCTCCAGCCACCAGTTCCTGTCCACACACTACGACCTGCACAACCTGTACGGCCTGACCGAAGCCTTCGCCTCCCACAG GGCTCTGGTAAAGGCTCGGGGCATGCGCCCCTTTGTGATCTCTCGCTCCACCTTTGCCGGCCACGGCCAGTACGCCGGCCACTGGACAGGGGATGTGTGGAGCAGCTGGGAGCAGCTTTCGTACTCCGTGCCAG AAATCCTGCTCTTCAATCTGCTGGGGGTGCCCCTGGTGGGGGCCGACATCTGTGGCTTCCTGGGCAACACTTCGGAGGAGCTGTGTGTGCGCTGGACCCAGCTGGGGGCCTTCTACCCCTTCATGCGGAACCACAATGGCCTGAACAGCCTG CCGCAGGAGCCGTACAGGTTCAGCGAGACGGCACAGCAAGCCATGAGGAAGGCCTTTGCCCTGCGCTACATGCTGCTGCCCTATCTCTACACGCTGTTCCATGGGGCCCACGTCAGAGGCGAGACCGTGGCCCGGCCCCTCTTCTTGGA GTTCCCCGAGGATCCCCGCACCTGGACAGTGGACCGCCAGCTCCTGTGGGGGGAGGCTCTGCTCATCACCCCGGTGCTTAAGGCTGGGAAGGTTGAGGTCACTGGCTACTTTCCCCGCAGCACGTGGTATGACCTGCGGACG GTGCCAGTGGAGGCCTTTGGCAGCCTCCCACCCCCTGCACCCCTCATGTCTGCCATCCACAGCGAGGGGCAGTGGGTGACACTGTCCGCCCCACTGGACACCATCAACCTCCACATCCGGGCCGGGCACATCATCCCCATGCAG ggccctggCCTCACAACCACAGAGTCCCGCAAGAAGCCCATGGCCCTGGCTGTGGCCCTGACTGCAAGTGGGGAGGCCCGAGGGGAGCTGTTCTGGGACGATGGGGAGAGCCTAGGAGTGCTGGACCGCGGGGCGTACACGCAGGTCACCTTCCTGGCCACGAAC AACACCATCGTGAACCAGCTGGTGCACGTGAGCAGTGAGGGGGCTGACCTGCAGCTGAGGAAGGTGACCGTCCTGGGGGTGGCCACAGCCCCCCAGCAAGTCGTCTGCAATGGCGTTTCTGTATCCAACTTCACCTACGGCCCTGACACGGAG ACCCTGGACATCCCTGTCTCGCTGACGATGGGAGAGCAGTTCCTCATCAGTTGGTCTTAA